Proteins encoded by one window of Acidobacteriota bacterium:
- a CDS encoding NAD(P)/FAD-dependent oxidoreductase → MGGWTRRAFLLAGGASLAACATGRKVAAPLEEVVVVGGGLAGLTAAYRLHRAGVSVRVLEAADRVGGRVFTLRDRFDGPVEMGGDRIDSNHLTIRRLVEDLGLEMEDLLESVLHLSSTYIFGGQRRSDAELAEALVPLADRLAGDQALILPYGLPGYRNPGGGFLDRLTLEEWLEVAGAEGWVRDLLATLYGTELGVDIGRQSALNLVTRIRWEAPLSLNPADPKPAIRLFDNRNQRFRIRGGNDRLVGALARQLAGRVEVGAGVEAVRRRSDGLYSLTVRRGPAVRDETAPYLLLAAPFHALRRMELRADLPTVQRRAIDELGYGRQTTMAVGFRGALWRDFGDRGTVWTDRPPGRVRASDGAGALVRMAGGSEADILARSGAADRARAMVDALEGPWPGLAATRTASVARYPWMASNACYEPGQWTAFGGAEGDRFGRLLFAGEHCAQRFRGTMEGACTSGWAAAESILVDFGLAPPPKRRRAP, encoded by the coding sequence GTGGGCGGTTGGACCCGGCGTGCCTTCCTCCTCGCCGGCGGCGCCAGCCTTGCGGCCTGTGCCACCGGCCGCAAGGTGGCGGCGCCGCTCGAGGAGGTCGTGGTGGTCGGTGGCGGTCTCGCCGGCCTGACGGCGGCCTATCGGCTGCACCGGGCGGGGGTTTCCGTGCGAGTGCTCGAAGCCGCCGACCGGGTCGGCGGTCGGGTGTTCACCCTGCGCGATCGCTTCGACGGACCGGTGGAGATGGGGGGCGACCGGATCGACTCCAACCACCTTACGATCCGCCGTTTGGTCGAAGATCTCGGTCTGGAGATGGAGGACCTGCTGGAGTCCGTCCTCCATCTGTCGTCGACCTATATCTTTGGCGGTCAGCGCCGGAGCGACGCGGAACTGGCCGAAGCTCTCGTCCCCTTGGCGGACCGTCTGGCCGGCGACCAAGCCCTCATCCTGCCCTACGGGCTGCCCGGATACCGCAATCCTGGCGGCGGCTTTCTCGATCGGCTGACCCTCGAAGAGTGGTTGGAGGTCGCCGGTGCCGAGGGCTGGGTGAGGGATCTGCTCGCCACCCTCTACGGCACCGAGCTAGGAGTGGATATCGGCCGCCAGTCGGCCCTCAACCTGGTGACCCGGATCCGTTGGGAAGCGCCCCTTTCGCTCAACCCGGCGGACCCTAAGCCCGCCATCCGCCTGTTCGACAACCGTAACCAGCGCTTTCGCATCCGTGGCGGCAACGACCGCCTGGTCGGCGCTCTGGCCCGGCAGCTCGCCGGCCGGGTCGAAGTCGGCGCCGGAGTGGAGGCCGTCCGGCGGCGTTCCGACGGTCTGTACAGCCTCACCGTGCGGCGAGGGCCGGCGGTGCGCGACGAGACGGCCCCGTACTTGTTGCTGGCCGCGCCCTTCCATGCGCTGCGCCGGATGGAGCTGAGGGCGGATCTGCCGACGGTCCAGCGGCGGGCCATCGACGAATTGGGATATGGCCGGCAGACCACCATGGCGGTGGGCTTTCGGGGAGCCCTGTGGCGCGACTTTGGCGATCGCGGAACGGTGTGGACGGATCGCCCGCCGGGTCGCGTGCGGGCGAGCGACGGTGCCGGCGCCTTGGTGCGAATGGCCGGCGGATCCGAAGCCGATATCCTGGCTCGAAGCGGTGCGGCGGATCGCGCTCGCGCCATGGTGGACGCCCTGGAAGGCCCGTGGCCGGGGCTCGCCGCGACCCGAACGGCCTCCGTCGCCCGCTATCCATGGATGGCATCGAACGCATGTTACGAGCCGGGTCAATGGACCGCCTTCGGCGGCGCCGAAGGCGACCGTTTCGGCCGTCTCCTGTTCGCCGGTGAACACTGCGCCCAGCGTTTCCGCGGCACCATGGAAGGGGCCTGCACCAGCGGCTGGGCTGCGGCCGAGTCGATTCTGGTCGATTTCGGCTTGGCGCCACCGCCGAAGCGCCGGAGAGCCCCTTGA
- a CDS encoding DUF4332 domain-containing protein, which produces MNYRIDEIEGIGPKYAAKLKPAGIKSTNDFLKHCADRKGRKAVSKETGISEKLLLEWANMADLMRITGIGKQFAELLEAAGVDTVKELRNRNGANLAVKLAETQASTKRTRVAPGEAKVLGWIAQAKKMKPKISY; this is translated from the coding sequence ATGAACTACCGGATCGACGAAATCGAAGGGATTGGCCCGAAGTACGCCGCCAAACTGAAGCCGGCGGGCATCAAGAGCACCAACGACTTTCTCAAGCATTGTGCCGACCGCAAGGGCCGCAAAGCGGTGTCCAAGGAGACCGGCATCAGCGAGAAGCTACTGCTGGAATGGGCGAATATGGCCGATCTGATGCGCATCACCGGCATCGGCAAGCAGTTCGCCGAACTCCTCGAAGCGGCCGGGGTCGATACCGTCAAGGAGCTGCGCAACCGCAATGGCGCCAACCTGGCGGTGAAGCTGGCCGAGACCCAGGCCTCCACCAAGCGGACCCGGGTGGCTCCGGGCGAGGCCAAGGTGCTGGGATGGATCGCCCAGGCCAAGAAGATGAAGCCGAAGATCAGCTACTAG
- a CDS encoding transglutaminase domain-containing protein, translating to MTQHLGITRLGRGFSALFLFFATAALAFGSSAESPTQGEPWLSPFAATPEIEQATRVIERAPGTTFRKVERLVEAIFDEHRGLHFKYVSYPTLTAGQAFERAEGNCVSLVNLMIAMARSAGLEAYFVEIQDFETFHQVGEVTVRSTHLVAGITVDNRTLTVDFYPNSTKSYRRWRRISDERGTAHYHNAVAAEALLAGRLDAAERHLARALDLDGGLVEALNNRALVTARRGDRHQAIALLQQVLRLDQEFIPAIENLSGIYRSAGLSHKADAMTARALELETRNPFYLLEQAKKSLSSSDLETARHLLKRARRMERHIPDIHLLLGQLEQRSGNEQKAARHFARAVRHADGQSRLFQESLEKKIDKLTLASR from the coding sequence ATGACCCAGCACCTCGGCATTACCCGTCTCGGACGCGGATTCTCAGCGCTTTTCCTGTTTTTCGCTACCGCAGCACTCGCCTTCGGCTCCAGCGCGGAGAGTCCGACTCAGGGCGAGCCGTGGCTTTCGCCTTTCGCCGCCACCCCGGAGATCGAGCAGGCCACTCGGGTCATCGAGCGGGCGCCGGGCACCACCTTCCGCAAGGTCGAACGTCTGGTGGAGGCGATCTTCGACGAGCACCGGGGACTCCATTTCAAGTACGTCAGCTATCCCACCCTCACCGCCGGCCAGGCTTTCGAGCGCGCCGAAGGCAACTGCGTGTCGCTGGTCAACCTGATGATTGCCATGGCCCGCAGCGCCGGCCTCGAGGCCTACTTCGTAGAGATCCAGGACTTCGAGACCTTCCATCAGGTGGGAGAGGTGACCGTTCGCAGCACCCACCTGGTGGCCGGCATCACCGTCGACAACCGAACCTTGACGGTGGACTTCTACCCCAACAGCACCAAGTCCTACCGTCGCTGGCGCCGTATCTCCGACGAACGCGGCACCGCCCATTACCACAACGCCGTCGCCGCCGAAGCCCTGCTGGCCGGCCGCCTGGACGCCGCCGAACGTCACCTCGCGCGGGCCCTGGACCTCGACGGCGGACTGGTCGAGGCCTTGAACAACCGGGCGCTGGTCACCGCTCGCCGCGGCGACCGGCACCAGGCCATCGCACTTTTGCAGCAGGTTTTGCGCCTGGACCAGGAGTTCATACCGGCGATCGAGAATCTGAGCGGCATTTACCGCTCCGCCGGCCTTTCCCACAAGGCCGACGCGATGACCGCCCGGGCGCTCGAACTCGAAACGCGCAATCCCTTCTATCTTCTCGAACAGGCGAAAAAGAGCCTCTCGTCGTCCGACCTGGAGACGGCCCGGCACCTGCTCAAGCGTGCCCGGCGGATGGAGCGGCACATTCCGGACATCCACCTGCTCCTCGGTCAACTGGAGCAGCGGAGCGGCAATGAGCAGAAGGCGGCGCGGCACTTCGCCCGGGCCGTACGCCATGCGGACGGACAGTCGCGACTGTTCCAGGAGAGCCTGGAGAAGAAGATCGACAAGCTCACCCTAGCGAGTCGCTAG